A window from Pseudonocardia cypriaca encodes these proteins:
- a CDS encoding DMT family transporter, producing MTTLPTRPAVPASRYRWSALVAVAVTVLSWAAAFVAIRAVGASYEPGPLTLGRLLVGSLALGAGLLVTRRWVWPTRREWALVVLCALAWFAVYNVALNAGEQRVDAGTSAMLVGVGPVLIALFAGLWLGEGFPRWLVIGAIVAFCGALLVGAATAGAAESDVLGVVFCLVAAVTYAVGVLAQKPVLRRLPGLQVTWLACTIGAVACLPFAPGLVSELAAAPAGATAGLVFLGAVPTALAFSTWAYALARMDAGRLGVSTYLVPPVAILLSAVLLGEVPPLLALVGGAICLVGVGLSRRR from the coding sequence ATGACCACTCTGCCCACGCGACCAGCCGTGCCCGCTTCCCGCTACCGGTGGAGCGCACTGGTGGCCGTCGCGGTCACGGTGCTCTCGTGGGCGGCGGCTTTCGTGGCGATCCGGGCGGTCGGAGCGTCCTACGAACCGGGCCCGCTGACGCTCGGCAGGCTGCTCGTCGGGTCGCTCGCGCTCGGCGCCGGGCTGCTGGTGACCCGCCGCTGGGTGTGGCCGACCCGGCGGGAGTGGGCCCTCGTCGTGCTGTGCGCGCTGGCGTGGTTCGCCGTCTACAACGTCGCCCTCAACGCGGGCGAGCAGCGCGTCGACGCCGGCACGTCCGCGATGCTCGTCGGTGTCGGGCCGGTCCTCATCGCGCTGTTCGCCGGGCTGTGGCTCGGCGAGGGCTTCCCGCGCTGGTTGGTGATCGGCGCGATCGTCGCGTTCTGCGGTGCACTGCTCGTCGGCGCGGCCACCGCGGGCGCGGCGGAGTCCGACGTGCTCGGCGTCGTGTTCTGCCTCGTCGCCGCCGTCACGTACGCGGTCGGGGTGCTCGCGCAGAAGCCGGTGCTGCGCAGGCTGCCCGGGCTGCAGGTCACCTGGCTCGCCTGCACGATCGGTGCGGTCGCCTGCCTGCCGTTCGCGCCTGGCCTCGTCAGCGAGCTGGCCGCCGCACCGGCCGGGGCCACGGCCGGGCTCGTCTTCCTCGGCGCGGTGCCCACCGCGCTCGCGTTCAGCACCTGGGCCTACGCGCTCGCTCGGATGGACGCGGGCCGGCTCGGCGTGAGCACCTACCTCGTGCCGCCGGTCGCGATCCTGCTGTCCGCTGTGCTGCTCGGCGAGGTGCCGCCGCTGCTCGCGCTGGTCGGGGGCGCGATCTGCCTCGTCGGCGTCGGGCTGTCCCGCAGGCGCTAG
- a CDS encoding helix-turn-helix domain-containing protein, whose amino-acid sequence MAGPNGAVVRRLHLGRILRELREQAGLSLEIAAPAFDWSSSKLSRIENGRQGVDVHGVRTMMDVYGVVGPQWEELLDLTRAASEKGWWRAYGLDDKGYVPLEAEATLIREATAAFVPGLLQTDAYAKAVFAATLHRRSETELANLTAIRGRRQERLTSDEDPLELIAVVDEAVLRRPVGGRAVMRVQLAHLAEAAALDRVTLQVLPLSLGAHPGLSAPFTLLTFGDIDFGDMVYVEHPVGAVHINKESEVAVATLTFDRLRSLALDVEESVALIERVAAET is encoded by the coding sequence GTGGCCGGACCGAACGGGGCAGTTGTACGGCGGCTGCATCTCGGCCGCATCCTGCGGGAGCTGCGGGAGCAGGCGGGGTTGTCGCTGGAGATCGCGGCGCCCGCCTTCGACTGGTCGAGCAGCAAGCTCAGCCGGATCGAGAACGGGCGCCAGGGCGTCGACGTGCACGGCGTGCGCACGATGATGGACGTCTACGGAGTGGTCGGACCCCAGTGGGAAGAGCTGCTAGACCTCACCCGAGCGGCCTCCGAGAAGGGCTGGTGGCGGGCCTACGGCCTGGACGACAAGGGCTATGTCCCGCTCGAAGCGGAGGCGACCCTCATCCGCGAGGCAACGGCTGCCTTCGTTCCCGGACTGCTGCAGACGGATGCGTACGCCAAGGCCGTCTTCGCGGCCACGCTGCACCGCAGGAGCGAGACCGAGCTGGCCAACCTGACCGCCATCCGCGGGAGGCGTCAGGAACGGCTGACCTCCGACGAGGACCCGCTCGAGCTGATCGCGGTGGTCGACGAGGCGGTCCTGCGTCGCCCCGTCGGCGGGCGGGCGGTGATGCGGGTGCAGCTCGCGCACCTCGCCGAGGCAGCGGCTCTTGACCGGGTGACGCTGCAGGTCCTGCCGTTGAGCCTCGGCGCGCACCCCGGGCTCTCCGCCCCGTTCACCCTGCTCACCTTCGGCGACATCGACTTCGGAGACATGGTCTACGTCGAGCATCCGGTCGGCGCCGTCCACATCAACAAGGAGAGCGAGGTCGCCGTAGCTACACTCACGTTCGACCGGCTGCGGTCACTCGCGCTCGACGTCGAAGAGTCCGTGGCGCTGATCGAGCGGGTGGCCGCGGAGACGTAG
- a CDS encoding DUF397 domain-containing protein codes for MDRTGIRWRTSSFSNSDGGNNCVEVAFLPEGRVAVRDTKARRRPPHVHTAAAWAAFLSGVRCGEFTSR; via the coding sequence GTGGACCGCACCGGCATCCGGTGGCGCACCAGCAGCTTCAGCAACAGCGACGGCGGCAACAACTGCGTCGAGGTCGCCTTCCTCCCCGAAGGCCGGGTCGCGGTGCGCGACACGAAGGCCCGCCGCCGCCCGCCCCACGTGCACACCGCCGCGGCCTGGGCCGCCTTCCTGTCAGGCGTGCGCTGCGGCGAGTTCACGTCACGCTGA
- a CDS encoding DUF1772 domain-containing protein, protein MRVLQTVVLLTATISTGAIAGLFYAYACSVMPGLARSSDHTFVETMQNINRAILNPVFLVPFVGSIPLVGLAVVLAWGMPGSPALPWIIAALLVYVVAFLMTMVVNVPLNNALDVAGDPDGISDLAAVRARFEDSWVRWNNLRTIAHTVAFGLLAWALVAHGALSSVEA, encoded by the coding sequence ATGAGAGTGCTCCAGACCGTCGTGCTCCTGACGGCCACGATCAGCACGGGCGCCATCGCGGGGTTGTTCTACGCCTACGCCTGCTCGGTGATGCCGGGACTGGCCCGATCGTCCGACCACACCTTCGTGGAAACGATGCAGAACATCAACCGGGCGATCCTCAACCCGGTGTTCCTGGTGCCGTTCGTCGGCTCGATCCCCCTGGTCGGACTGGCGGTGGTGCTGGCATGGGGCATGCCGGGGAGCCCGGCACTGCCCTGGATCATCGCCGCGCTCCTGGTCTACGTGGTGGCGTTCCTCATGACGATGGTCGTCAACGTGCCGCTGAACAACGCGCTCGACGTGGCCGGGGACCCCGACGGCATCAGCGACCTCGCCGCGGTCCGCGCCCGCTTCGAGGACAGCTGGGTCCGGTGGAACAACCTGCGCACCATCGCCCACACCGTCGCCTTCGGCCTCCTCGCATGGGCCCTCGTCGCGCACGGGGCGCTGAGCAGCGTGGAAGCCTGA
- a CDS encoding NAD(P)H-binding protein codes for MTENFTLVIGGNGKTGRRVVQRLTAQDRPVRIGSRSGGVPFDWEDPATWAPALENVDAAYVSYYPDLAAPGAPAAIGAFAETALKSGTRRLVLLSGRGEEEAQASEQELAASGADWTVLRCSWFNQNFDESYLLDPVVAGHVYLPAGDVGEPFVDADDIADVAAAVLTQDGHVGRIYELTGPRLLTFPDAVAAISAATGRTIGYTRIPVEDFAASMIADGVPADVVELLKYLFTSVLDGRNESLCDGVQQVLGRPARDFADWARATAATGVWN; via the coding sequence ATGACCGAGAACTTCACCCTCGTCATCGGCGGCAACGGCAAGACCGGCAGGCGCGTCGTGCAGCGGCTGACCGCCCAGGACCGGCCGGTACGCATCGGCTCCCGGTCCGGCGGCGTCCCCTTCGACTGGGAGGACCCGGCCACCTGGGCGCCCGCGCTGGAGAACGTGGACGCCGCCTACGTGTCCTACTACCCCGACCTGGCCGCACCCGGGGCGCCCGCGGCGATCGGTGCGTTCGCCGAGACCGCGCTGAAGTCCGGCACCCGGCGGCTGGTGCTGCTGTCGGGCCGCGGCGAGGAGGAGGCCCAGGCCAGCGAACAGGAGCTGGCGGCATCGGGCGCGGACTGGACGGTCCTGCGCTGCAGCTGGTTCAACCAGAACTTCGACGAGAGCTACCTGCTCGACCCCGTCGTCGCCGGACACGTGTACCTGCCGGCGGGCGACGTCGGAGAGCCCTTCGTGGACGCCGACGACATCGCCGACGTCGCGGCCGCGGTGCTCACCCAGGACGGTCACGTCGGCCGGATCTACGAGCTGACCGGACCCCGGCTGCTCACCTTCCCCGACGCCGTCGCCGCGATCTCCGCGGCCACCGGCCGCACGATCGGCTACACCCGGATCCCGGTGGAGGACTTCGCGGCGTCCATGATCGCCGACGGCGTGCCCGCTGACGTCGTCGAGCTGCTGAAGTACCTGTTCACGTCCGTGCTGGACGGCCGCAACGAGAGCCTGTGCGACGGCGTCCAGCAGGTGCTGGGCCGGCCCGCCCGGGACTTCGCGGACTGGGCCCGCGCCACGGCCGCGACCGGCGTCTGGAACTGA